One genomic segment of Panicum virgatum strain AP13 chromosome 2N, P.virgatum_v5, whole genome shotgun sequence includes these proteins:
- the LOC120661257 gene encoding acyl-coenzyme A thioesterase 9, mitochondrial-like, whose amino-acid sequence MTTRLTATSLLSRTLRRGATSRIPPRPFAPLGLDSSAGAPRSQSRPSYSTASGDPGQEPPPGMDSPIKVVSHLGNGGGAGSGEGGGAAIDAGKSARRPLSLWPGMYHSPVTNALWEARSSIFERMMDAGNAADATDAGEQRAPTELLVKTPAQSRTSIVYKFATDDILREQYRDPWNEVRIGKLLEDLDALAGTIAVKHCSDEDSTTRPLLVVTASVDKMELKKPIRVDTDLKIAGAVTYVGRSSIDIQIEVTQVDQDGDNQSDPFALTANFTFVARDSKTGKSAPVNRLSPETEREKQLFSEREARDKMRKRKREEQKGGLANGIHKLRAEAERLNALLAEGRVFSDLPALADRDSILLKDSRLENSLVCQPQQRNLHGRIFGGFLMHRAFELAFSTAYAFVGQRPCFLEVDHVDFLKPVDVGDFLRFKSCVLYTQLDNPEQPLVNVEVVAHVTRPELRKSEISNTFHFTFTVCSDLLKKGLKIRNVVPSTEEEARRILERMEAEGLCN is encoded by the exons ATGACGACGCGCCTGACAGCGACGTCGCTGCTCTCCAGaaccctccgccgcggcgccacCTCGCGAATCCCCCCGAGACCCTTCGCGCCCCTCGGCCTCGATTCATCCGCGGGCGCCCCCCGTTCCCAGTCGAGGCCGTCCTACTCGACCGCCTCGGGGGATCCGGGCCAGGAACCCCCGCCGGGCATGGACTCCCCGATCAAGGTGGTCTCCCACCTGGGGAACGGCGGAGGAGCGGGATCgggagaggggggaggggcggcgATCGACGCGGGGAAGTCGGCGCGGAGGCCGCTCAGCCTGTGGCCCGGGATGTACCACTCGCCCGTGACCAACGCGCTGTGGGAGGCGCGCTCCAGCATCTTCGAGCGGATGATGGACGCGGGgaacgccgccgacgccaccgacgcgGGGGAGCAGCGCGCGCCCACGGAGCTGCTCGTCAagacgcccgcgcagagccgGACCAGCATCGTGTACAAGTTCGCCACCGACGACATCCTCCGGGAGCAGTACCGGGACCCCTGGAACGAGGTGCGCATCGGAAAGCTGCTCGAGGACCTCGACGCCCTCGCCGGCACCATCGCCGTCAAG CATTGTTCTGATGAAGATAGCACTACAAGACCCCTTTTGGTTGTGACTGCTTCTGTTGATAAAATGGAGCTAAAAAAGCCTATTCGCGTGGACACTGATTTAAAGATAGCTGGAGCTGTTACTTATGTTGGCCGTTCATCAATTGATATACAGATTGAAGTGACTCAGGTTGATCAAG ATGGTGATAATCAGTCTGATCCATTTGCATTGACTGCTAACTTCACATTTGTTGCACGCGATTCTAAGACTGGAAAATCTGCTCCAGTGAACCGTCTTTCACCTGAAACTGAAAGAGAGAAGCAACTATTTAGTGAGAGAGAAGCACGTGATAagatgagaaaaaggaagagagaAGAACAGAAGGGAGGGCTTGCGAATGGGATACATAAACTTCGTGCTGAGGCTGAGAGGCTGAATGCATTACTTGCAGAGGGTCGTGTTTTCTCTGATCTGCCTGCTTTAGCTGATAGAGATAGCATCTTGCTGAAGGATAGCCGCCTGGAGAACTCTCTCGTCTGTCAGCCTCAGCAACGAAATTTGCATGGAAGGATATTTGGAGGTTTCTTGATGCACCGAGCTTTTGAGCTTGCTTTCTCAACTGCATATGCCTTTGTTGGACAGAGACCTTGTTTTCTTGAGGTTGATCATGTTGACTTCTTAAAACCA GTGGATGTAGGAGATTTTCTTCGATTCAAATCATGTGTCTTGTACACCCAGCTTGACAATCCAGAGCAGCCCCTGGTCAATGTTGAAGTTGTTGCTCATGTAACAAGACCTGAGCTGCGGAAAAGTGAG ATCTCCAACACATTTCACTTCACCTTCACGGTCTGTAGCGACTTGTTGAAAAAGGGATTGAAGATTCGTAATGTTGTCCCCTCGACCGAAGAAGAGGCGCGTCGCATACTAGAGCGCATGGAGGCAGAGGGTTTATGTAACTAG
- the LOC120661258 gene encoding UDP-glucosyltransferase UGT13248-like — translation MGSHTGGGGSRVLLLPYPSQGHVHPMLQFAKRLALHGLRPTLAVTRFILATCAPDAAALGGVRLAAVSDGFDRGGFGECGDVTTYLARLEDAGSETLGELLRDEAAAGRPVRAVVYDAFLPWARAVAQRHGAAAAAFFTQPCAVNVTYGHVWRRRVGVPADKGMVRLPGLPALEPEGLPWFLRVGPGPYPAYFELVMRQFQGLEEADDVLVNSVHELEPEEAEYMASAWRAKTIGPTVPASYLGDGRLPSDTKYGLHLFELTTAPCVAWLDAHQPRSVVYASFGSLSDLDPSEMREVARGLLDSGRPFLWVVRASEAHKLPAGYEDDARGGGLVVSWCPQLEVLAHRAVGCFLTHCGWNSTVEALVAGVPMVAVPQWTDQPMNARYVEAAWRVGVRVRPAAADGLVRRGEVAGGIEEVMGGERSGEYRRNAAAWMEKARAASREGGSSDRNIAEFVAKYSSNSK, via the exons ATGGGTTCccacaccggcggcggcggcagccgcgtGCTCCTCCTGCCGTACCCGAGCCAGGGCCACGTCCACCCGATGCTCCAGTTCGCCAAGCGCCTGGCGCTCCATGGCCTGCGCCCCACGCTGGCGGTCACCCGCTTCATCCTCGCGACCTGcgcgcccgacgccgccgcgctgggcggcgtccgcctcgccgccgtctcgGACGGCTTCGACCGCGGCGGCTTCGGCGAGTGTGGCGACGTCACCACCTACCTCGCCCGGCTCGAGGACGCGGGCTCCGAGACACTGGGGGAGCTCCTCCGggacgaggccgccgccggccgccccgtcCGCGCGGTGGTCTACGACGCGTTCCTGCCGTGGGCGCGGGCCGTGGCCCAgcgccacggcgccgccgccgccgccttcttcacGCAGCCGTGCGCCGTCAACGTCACCTACGGGCACGTGTGGCGCCGCCGGGTGGGCGTGCCGGCGGATAAGGGGATGGTCCGCCTGCCCGGGCTGCCGGCGCTCGAGCCGGAGGGCCTGCCTTGGTTCCTCAGGGTCGGGCCCGGCCCGTACCCGGCCTACTTCGAGCTGGTGATGCGCCAGTTTCAGGGCCTGGAGGAAGCCGACGACGTGCTCGTCAATTCGGTCCACGAGCTGGAGCCCGAG GAGGCGGAGTACATGGCGTCGGCGTGGCGCGCCAAGACGATCGGGCCGACGGTGCCGGCGTCCTACCTCGGCGACGGCCGCCTCCCGTCCGACACCAAGTACGGCCTCCACCTCTTCGAGCTGACCACGGCGCCGTGCGTCGCCTGGCTGGACGCGCACCAGCCGCGCTCCGTGGTGTACGCCTCCTTCGGCAGCCTGTCGGACCTCGACCCGTCGGAGATGCGGGAGGTCGCGCGCGGCCTCCTCGACTCCGGGCGGCCGTTCCTCTGGGTGGTTCGCGCGTCGGAGGCCCACAAGCTGCCCGCCGGCTACGAGGAcgacgcccgcggcggcgggctggtgGTGTCGTGGTGCCCGCAGCTGGAGGTGCTGGCGCACCGCGCCGTGGGGTGCTTCCTGACccactgcgggtggaactcgacGGTCGAGGCGCTGGTGGCCGGCGTGCCGATGGTGGCCGTGCCGCAGTGGACGGACCAGCCCATGAACGCCAGGTACGTGGAGGCCGCGTGGCGCGTCGGCGTGCGGGTGCGGCCGGCGGCTGCCGACGGGCTCGTGCGGAGGGGCGAGGTGGCCGGGGGCAtcgaggaggtgatgggcgGGGAGAGGAGCGGCGAGTACAGACGCAACGCCGCCGCGTGGATGGAGAAGGCCAgggcggcgagcagggagggCGGCAGCTCCGACAGGAACATCGCCGAGTTCGTGGCCAAGTACTCCTCCAACTCCAAGTGA